From the Pseudomonadales bacterium genome, one window contains:
- a CDS encoding Rieske (2Fe-2S) protein, with protein sequence MAEVQVKRYPMPIPFGWYGVAYSDDLKVGESRPIKYFGKEMVLFRTESGEAVVLDAYCPHMGAHLGYGINAEAGQGGRIEGESIVCPFHAWKFDNRGFCTDVPYAKNVPPKVKDKQCIKSYHVTEMNQIIWVWYHPDEEQAPLWQVEYNEEANDPNWSEFEKYEWTIKTHPQEMGENAADPAHFRYVHGVATFPQWESTQDGHKTHGIQRADMQTPKGTIKGEIHTNNAGPGQTWTRFKGIAETYLNGLITPVDDETVHVRFAFSQPLKDGKKPEGGVEAAIIGDIRKQLREDTPVWENKLYRPLPILCDGDGPIHKFRKWYAQFYHDFEGKL encoded by the coding sequence ATGGCAGAAGTTCAAGTTAAGCGTTATCCCATGCCAATCCCTTTTGGTTGGTACGGTGTTGCATATTCAGACGATCTCAAGGTTGGAGAGTCACGCCCGATTAAATACTTTGGTAAAGAAATGGTGCTGTTTCGCACTGAATCTGGCGAAGCGGTTGTGTTGGATGCCTACTGTCCACATATGGGTGCACACCTCGGTTATGGTATTAATGCTGAAGCTGGCCAAGGCGGTCGTATTGAAGGCGAAAGTATCGTTTGTCCATTCCATGCCTGGAAGTTTGATAACCGCGGTTTTTGTACCGACGTACCCTACGCGAAGAACGTACCGCCAAAAGTAAAAGATAAGCAGTGCATTAAGTCGTATCACGTCACCGAGATGAATCAGATCATCTGGGTGTGGTACCACCCTGATGAGGAGCAGGCGCCACTTTGGCAGGTTGAATATAACGAAGAAGCGAATGATCCGAATTGGTCTGAGTTTGAAAAGTATGAGTGGACGATAAAAACGCATCCACAGGAAATGGGTGAAAATGCCGCAGACCCTGCACATTTCCGTTATGTGCACGGCGTTGCTACCTTCCCTCAGTGGGAGTCAACCCAAGACGGGCATAAAACCCACGGTATTCAGCGTGCTGATATGCAAACGCCTAAAGGTACTATCAAGGGTGAGATTCACACCAATAATGCAGGCCCAGGTCAAACCTGGACCCGTTTTAAAGGTATTGCTGAAACCTACTTAAACGGNCTTATTACGCCTGTTGATGATGAGACCGTTCACGTACGTTTTGCCTTTTCACAGCCATTAAAAGACGGTAAAAAACCTGAGGGTGGCGTTGAGGCTGCGATCATTGGCGATATTCGCAAACAGCTGCGTGAAGACACGCCGGTTTGGGAAAATAAATTGTATCGTCCGCTACCGATTTTATGTGATGGTGATGGCCCGATTCATAAATTCCGTAAATGGTACGCGCAGTTCTACCATGACTTTGAAGGTAAGCTATAA